AAGACAAGGCACCATGCAATTCACTTTAGGcaatttgaaatgaaaaatcACATGTTCTTTAGCCATATCAACAAGGTTTTCGAAAGTTTTTGCACAAAATCATCATTGGCAACTCCTCCATCATGTCTCACACTcgttcaaattttaatttttctcaacCCTACTATCATCCTAGCCAAGGGAGATAATTCAACACAAAAGgaaacaagaaaaacaaacctaaaaagaaaaacaaacctaaaaagaaaaacaaagacaCAAACACAAGTGGAACAAGGAAACAAAACCACATAAGTTTACATGcccacatatcatcatcaaatatCATCAAAAGAATAGGGGTACAGGCCGGGGTATCATCATCAAATAAAGAGGGAGAGAGGTAAAAGAGGGAATCCACTAGacaccccccaaacttattccaagCAAAGCTAGGATAAGTTTGAAAGAGAGTGGATCTCCCATGGACCTTCActgcggaggaggaggcggatgCTGCCACTGGCCACGGAATTCATCGAATCGGGCATTGATGTTGGCCCATTGTGCATTGTTGAAATCAGTGAATTGGGTCCAGTTGGTTTCGAACTGGTCCCATCGCGCTTCATTCTGGACCCAATATTCCTGCTGACGCAACTCCATCCGTGTCAACCTCTCATTGATCGAGCCGTAGTCCTCCTCTTGTCGCTCTTGTCGGCTTCGTGTCCTCTGCGTGCTTGTCCCGGCTTCATCTCCCCCTTGGTAGGTCGGTTGATCCTCACCTTCctcctcattttcttcttcattctgcTCGTCCCCCATCTCGATCTCGGGAAAGCCCATGTGGGGCGCTTCATCAAcactcgagctcgggctcacaTCCCTAAATTGCAAGTTCCGCGGATTCACCGCCGTGACTTGTTCGTGGACCGCAGCCTTCATCTTCCAGTTTTCCTTGTGGAAAGGACCGTTCACATAGGTGTTGACGGTGTCCGGGAGGGGGTAATGATCTGCTGCCCTCTGTATCAAATATATCTGCCCTCGTTGGTCCACTCCGACCAGCCTTGTTCTTCTCAGAAAGCCGAAGTCCATCAAGTTGTCACCAATGTCGGCGACCAAGCCCCTCGTCGACACTCCCAGATGGAGTGCAATAGCTGACACAACCGCACCGACACAGAGTGTGCCGGTTTTCTTCTTCGAAGCCCTCTCAAGATGTTTGATCATGAAGTGGCCCAAATTCAAGGGAGCCTCCTTGTGCAAAATAGTCCATAACAGGAAGAGCTCGTCTCTCTGCACACTCCCATGCTCATGACGAGCGAAGGGGTAACATACACACGCCTTCTGGAGTAAGCGCAAGGCTGGGTTCCTAATGAGAGAACCCTTTGCCCTGTTGGCGGCGAAGTTGTCATCAACGGTAGTGATGGCCTTCCAGAAGTCATTCGCATTGTGACTGAAGTTAAACGGCTCTCTATACACCTCCCCTGAAAATCCAAAGATCTCCTTGAATTGTGCCATCGTCACTGTGTACTCAGCATTCCTCATACGAAACTTGATGGCAACTATCTCCCTCCTGTTCATGATTACATCAAGGGTAGACAAGAACTCCAGTGTAAGCCTCTGATAGGAGGGGTTCCTCTGTGCCATGAAGAGCCCATTTAGTTGCCCctcttcacatagctcattgaAGCACTGCTCAATGCCCAACCGTCGGATTGTGATAGGGCATGGATATCTAGCTACCCGGTAGGGTAGTTGTGAGAGTTCGGcccatttcttcttctcttcggCATTCAAATTAACTCCAGAGTGGTTGGGCGCCATCGTTCACTACCTAAAAATTGAGAGTATTAGATCAATTCGACAAGAAACCACAAAGATGCATTAATGTAGACACTCTCCCCCAAACATACTCTATACTAAAAGAACTTCTCATTCATACATTTATCGAGACTAGAATCAACCCCCCATTGTGTCACACAATGTCTCTTCCACAACAATAAACCTCAATCATGCTTAACTCAAACATTCCACCAACATGCATCACTTATCTAACATTGCATCTATGTAGACATCAACAAATCAAAGCATGCTAGTTCCCCACACTCAATAACCACAAACCCATGAAGAAAATTGCACAATTCATGCTCAAAGCAACCATTCAAACCAAATTCATCCTCTAACTAGCAATTAGTCAAGAAATCTCCAAACAAACGAAAGACATGCTAGTTTCCAACCCTCGATTCACCAATAATCATCTAAACACCGACATAAGTAagagaagaatgaaaaaaatcatacctttcgGGCTTAGAGTGATAGAAAACGGAtttctctcctttttgcttgttcttgagtaaatcAACCGATTAATCGGTTCAACCCTTGAATTAGATGGATTGGGAGGATGGTATGTGTGTGAAATCAGTGTAAGTGGAAGATTTGAAGGTGGAGGGGCGAGAGAGAGTAGAGAGGAACGAGAGAGAAATGGGGGTAGGGTTTTGAAAGTGTAAAAACTGACCTGGTTTGCGTCTTTAAATCGCGCGaagaaatcgcccggtcgggcgatttgcactttgaaaatcgcccggtcgggcgaactttctggacaatCCCGATTTcatcaaacgcccggtcgggcgattcgtATTTTGtacatcgcccggtcgggcaatcTTGATTTCtggaaacgcccggtcgggcgatttgcactttgcaaaacgcccggtcgggcaaacttTCTGGACAATCTTGATTTCtgtaaacgcccggtcgggcgatttgcactttgcaaaacgcccggtcgggcaaaccTTCTGGATTCCGAGTCCATTTCGCCATTTCGCCATTTCTCCAGTTTTTTGTCCGCTTTTCACCCATCAAAGCCTATCTCCTGTTCCACTtaaaacacacaaaacacaccaaaaacaagaacaaaataaaaacacaccaaaaacacAAAAGCTATAAAttttacctactaggggttgcctcccccATAGCGCAATTGTTTAACGTCATTTGCCCGACGCTTTGCAAGCTCCACTACTCAATCAAGGCAACCACAAAGACCTCGTCTTGTTGCTCCTTGGTAAAGAACCTCTTGAGATTTTGACCATTTGCCTTGAACGTGCTTCCATCGGGTCCTTTGAGCTCCATTGTGCCATTGCTCATGACCTCCTTGATAGTGAAGGGTCCCGACCACTTAGATTTTAGCTTGCCCGGAAAGAGTCTCAACTTGTGGTTGAAAAGCAACACGGCATCCCCCTTGTGGAATTCACGCCTCTCAATCATCTTGTCGTGATACGTTTTCATTCTCTCCTTGTAGATTGAGGAATTAGCATAAGCTTCATTCCTAAATTCATCAAGTAAATTGAGGTGAAGCTTCCTTTCCTTGCCGGCCTTGGTGAAGTCCATGTTCATTTGCCTCACCGCCCAATATGATGAGTGCTTCAATTCAACCGGGAGATGGCATGATttcccaaagaccaattgaTAAGGTGACATCCCGATTGGCGTCTTGTAAGCCGTCCTATACGCCCATAGAGCATCGTCAAGCTTGAGAGCCCAATCTCTACGGTTAGCATTGACACTCTTTTGCAATATTTGTTTGATCTCTCTATTGGCCAACTCGGTTTGACCATTAGCTTGTGGATGATAAGGAGTTGTCACCCGATGCTTCACTCCATGCCTTGCTAAGACCGCCTCTAGCCACCTATTGCGAAAATGAGACCCTCCATCACTTATGATAGCCCGAGGTGCGCCGAAT
This genomic interval from Salvia splendens isolate huo1 chromosome 13, SspV2, whole genome shotgun sequence contains the following:
- the LOC121762146 gene encoding uncharacterized protein LOC121762146; this translates as MAPNHSGVNLNAEEKKKWAELSQLPYRVARYPCPITIRRLGIEQCFNELCEEGQLNGLFMAQRNPSYQRLTLEFLSTLDVIMNRREIVAIKFRMRNAEYTVTMAQFKEIFGFSGEVYREPFNFSHNANDFWKAITTVDDNFAANRAKGSLIRNPALRLLQKACVCYPFARHEHGSVQRDELFLLWTILHKEAPLNLGHFMIKHLERASKKKTGTLCVGAVVSAIALHLGVSTRGLVADIGDNLMDFGFLRRTRLVGVDQRGQIYLIQRAADHYPLPDTVNTYVNGPFHKENWKMKAAVHEQVTAVNPRNLQFRDVSPSSSVDEAPHMGFPEIEMGDEQNEEENEEEGEDQPTYQGGDEAGTSTQRTRSRQERQEEDYGSINERLTRMELRQQEYWVQNEARWDQFETNWTQFTDFNNAQWANINARFDEFRGQWQHPPPPPQ